From the genome of Jannaschia sp. S6380:
GATGCGACCCGAACCCTGAACCTGCAGGAAGAACCGGTCGACCTCGTCCTGCAGCCAGACGATCTCCTGCCCGGCCAGCGCGGGCTCGATCTCGGCGCGCGGAAGGCTGATGCCACCGGCGGGACAGGCGTGGACGGGGACGGGGAAGGCCGCCGACCGGACGCGGCTGCCCGCGATCTCGGGCTCGTAATAGCCGGTGAAGCGGCCGCGCAGCGTCGGACCGGGGGCGAAATGCCGCGCGAAGAAGGATCGGGCATCCGTGGCGGCATGGGCGGCCGGGCCCAGCGGATCGTCCGGGTTCTGCCGAAAGGCCGCCAGGGCCGCGTTCAGATCGTCACGGTCCCAGCCAGGCAGCGCGGAAAGCGAAGGCCGCCCCGTTCGGGGGGCCGCAGGGGTATCGGCCGGGCCGGGCAACTCAGCCCTCGGTCGCGACCAGCTTCCAGTTTGGGTCGCCCGTCCCCATCACCCGGGCGAAGGTCCAGATGTCGCGCTGCTTCTTGATCTCGTTCGGGTTGCCCTCGACCACGGTGCCGTCCGCATCGCGCACGACACTGGTCAACTCGCCCACGAAGCGCAGGGTGATCTGCGCCTCGGACGTGGCACGATCGAAACTGGCCGCCTGCAGCCCGGTCTCGCGCACGCCGACGAAATTCGCCTCGACCGTCAGGCCCTGGTCCTCGCGATGCGAGATACCGGCCAGGAACGCCTCGTAGACGTCTTCGGACAGGAACTCCTGAACCGGGCCGAGGTCGCCGTTCTCATAGGCCATCAGGATCATCTCGTAAGCCTGCCGTGCGCCGCCGACGAATTCGGACACCGAGAATCCCGGCTCCGCCTCCTTCATGGTGGCAAGCGCCTTGGCATCGTCGGACCCGTCGGTCACGTGGTCGGTGATGTCGCGGTCCGGTCCGCCCTCGATCACCTCGAAGTCGCGGCGCACGCCGTCACGGCGGATGGGTTCGGCGGCCGGGGGCTTCTCGAAGCCGGTGCGGGTGCCCAACACGTTCTTCAGCCTGATCACGAGGAACAGGGCGATCGCGGCTAGG
Proteins encoded in this window:
- a CDS encoding Tim44/TimA family putative adaptor protein, producing MNDAVIQLLVLAAIALFLVIRLKNVLGTRTGFEKPPAAEPIRRDGVRRDFEVIEGGPDRDITDHVTDGSDDAKALATMKEAEPGFSVSEFVGGARQAYEMILMAYENGDLGPVQEFLSEDVYEAFLAGISHREDQGLTVEANFVGVRETGLQAASFDRATSEAQITLRFVGELTSVVRDADGTVVEGNPNEIKKQRDIWTFARVMGTGDPNWKLVATEG